One genomic segment of Helicobacter enhydrae includes these proteins:
- a CDS encoding DNA-methyltransferase produces MTENRHSNLVYQSQDLLFFLYQNDCNVLLPKFEKKFDLIFADPPYFLSNDGLSIQSGKVVSVNKGEWDRGEDIEDIDAFNMQWIANAKKALRENGSIMISGTYHNIFSLGRALQKLDFKILNIITWQKTNPPPNFSCRYLTHSTEQIIWARKSPKHKHIFNYEILKKINDNKQMRDVWSFPAIAPWEKTNGKHPTQKPLALLVRLILMASNKDSLICDPFSGSSTTGIASNLLGRKFVGIEKETEFIEMSIKRKEELEKRKDEFVRKLRDFKLL; encoded by the coding sequence ATGACAGAAAATAGACATTCTAACCTTGTTTATCAAAGTCAAGACTTGCTTTTTTTTCTCTATCAAAACGATTGCAATGTGCTTTTGCCAAAGTTTGAAAAAAAATTTGATTTAATCTTTGCTGATCCCCCTTACTTTTTATCCAATGATGGATTAAGTATTCAAAGTGGTAAGGTTGTGAGTGTCAATAAGGGAGAGTGGGATAGGGGAGAAGATATTGAAGATATTGATGCTTTTAATATGCAGTGGATTGCAAATGCCAAAAAAGCCTTGAGAGAGAATGGAAGTATTATGATTAGTGGGACTTATCATAATATTTTTTCACTTGGTAGAGCTTTGCAAAAACTTGATTTTAAGATTTTGAATATCATCACTTGGCAAAAAACCAATCCCCCACCAAATTTTAGTTGTAGATATCTTACACACTCTACAGAGCAAATCATTTGGGCAAGAAAAAGCCCTAAACATAAGCATATTTTCAATTATGAAATACTCAAAAAAATCAATGATAATAAACAAATGCGTGATGTTTGGAGTTTTCCAGCAATCGCACCTTGGGAGAAAACAAATGGCAAACACCCCACACAAAAGCCCCTCGCACTTTTGGTACGTCTTATTTTGATGGCAAGCAATAAAGATTCTCTTATTTGCGATCCCTTTAGTGGATCAAGCACAACAGGCATTGCATCTAATCTTTTGGGTAGAAAATTTGTAGGCATTGAAAAAGAAACAGAGTTTATTGAAATGTCTATCAAACGCAAAGAAGAGCTAGAGAAAAGAAAAGATGAGTTTGTGAGGAAACTAAGAGATTTTAAGTTGCTTTAA
- a CDS encoding AIPR family protein, with protein MVNYQDFRTIGFSVEKTIQDYGEKYGFKEKSLGFSWMILDTIFHLQEDEIDEALVDTSYLKKRSRDSKDDCGIDALIINEEEKSVKLLNFKYCEEIKNADNHFPSGELTKTLNFLYNLLNRSTETLEINQSLKDKCEEIFSFQDQGVRFKFELYFVRNGFQGFQEAQEKNFRENLKNMGIYDDVAIKLLLVKDIVHEIINDRSEINARVKSISKNFFEKSEGGNRALVFEIYAKDAIRIVSDDEVLRENVGAEVIDIRNAKIDERAFDDNVRIYLRQATSINKEIKNTAIDVDESANFFFYNNGLTITCDSIDYQGQKDVLITLKNIQVVNGGQTIHALKEAWKESENVENISLLCRIYQTNKADLKAKIARFTNSQNPVKSRDIRSLDDIQIKLEKQFEAEGYFYERKKNQYKEKVKDKRLDSEKIGQILYAYLGEPAKAKNKKSLIFGSEYEKIFNDHTDAKDILKKYKLYLLVEKKKLELEKELPFLKYATYYILYCYALLEKQEKNYVDREEEFYQQICERLKTIVEEQNLPLSLLFKGEILKKYLSTFGF; from the coding sequence GTGGTTAATTATCAAGATTTTCGCACTATTGGGTTTAGTGTTGAGAAGACTATTCAAGATTATGGGGAAAAATATGGTTTTAAAGAAAAATCTTTAGGTTTTTCTTGGATGATTTTAGACACTATTTTTCATTTGCAAGAAGATGAGATTGATGAGGCATTAGTTGATACAAGTTATTTAAAGAAAAGAAGTAGGGATTCTAAAGATGATTGTGGAATTGATGCATTAATTATCAACGAGGAAGAAAAAAGTGTCAAATTATTAAATTTTAAATATTGTGAAGAAATTAAAAATGCAGATAATCATTTTCCCTCAGGAGAATTAACTAAAACTCTTAATTTTCTGTACAACTTGCTAAACAGAAGTACTGAAACATTAGAAATCAATCAATCACTAAAAGATAAATGTGAAGAGATTTTTTCTTTCCAAGATCAAGGAGTTAGATTCAAGTTTGAACTTTATTTTGTCAGAAATGGCTTTCAAGGATTCCAAGAAGCTCAAGAGAAAAATTTTCGAGAAAATTTAAAAAATATGGGTATATATGATGATGTAGCTATTAAGCTTTTACTAGTAAAGGATATAGTCCATGAAATAATAAATGATCGTTCAGAGATTAATGCAAGGGTTAAAAGTATATCTAAGAATTTTTTTGAAAAAAGCGAGGGAGGGAATCGTGCTCTTGTTTTTGAAATTTATGCAAAAGATGCGATTAGAATTGTTAGTGATGATGAGGTATTGAGGGAAAATGTAGGGGCAGAAGTTATAGATATTCGTAATGCCAAGATTGATGAGAGAGCCTTTGATGATAATGTAAGGATTTATCTGCGACAGGCTACTAGCATTAATAAAGAAATAAAGAATACCGCTATTGATGTAGATGAGTCTGCAAATTTTTTCTTTTATAACAATGGCTTAACGATTACTTGTGATAGTATAGATTATCAAGGTCAAAAAGATGTTTTAATTACTTTAAAAAATATTCAAGTTGTCAATGGCGGGCAAACAATTCACGCACTTAAAGAAGCTTGGAAAGAGAGTGAGAATGTAGAAAATATTTCTTTGTTATGCAGAATTTATCAAACCAATAAGGCAGATTTGAAGGCTAAAATTGCAAGATTTACAAATAGTCAAAATCCAGTTAAAAGCCGAGATATTAGATCTTTGGATGATATTCAAATCAAACTTGAAAAACAATTTGAGGCGGAGGGATATTTTTATGAAAGGAAGAAAAATCAATACAAAGAGAAGGTAAAGGACAAAAGATTGGATAGCGAGAAAATAGGACAGATTCTATATGCCTATTTAGGAGAACCTGCTAAAGCAAAAAATAAGAAAAGCTTAATATTTGGATCGGAATATGAAAAAATTTTCAATGATCATACTGATGCTAAAGATATTTTAAAAAAATACAAACTTTATTTGCTTGTTGAAAAGAAAAAACTCGAATTAGAAAAAGAACTTCCTTTTTTAAAGTATGCAACTTACTATATTTTATATTGTTATGCCTTGCTTGAAAAACAAGAAAAAAATTATGTAGATAGAGAAGAGGAGTTTTATCAACAAATATGTGAGCGATTAAAAACTATCGTGGAAGAACAAAACCTACCATTAAGCCTTTTATTTAAAGGAGAGATTCTTAAAAAATATTTATCAACATTTGGTTTTTAA
- a CDS encoding TSUP family transporter: MEALMTDFDVYTLLFLFFAAFVAGFIDSIAGGGGMITIPTLLLAGMPPLQALATNKLQSSFGSFSATLQFYKKGYIHLKSNASFAIIAFVFSAIGTLSVQFIQLELLSKILPFLVLIFGLYFLFSPNIEEMEKTKKLNRAYLSLAIATIGFYDGFFGPGTGSFFVLALIIIGGFGVIQSLGQAKLYNFSTNLASLIFFAINGHILWSIGLLMALGQFIGANLGSKMAIRYGIRIIKPLVVGISFLMAAKLLYEQF, encoded by the coding sequence ATGGAAGCATTGATGACTGATTTTGATGTATATACACTTTTATTTCTCTTTTTTGCAGCATTTGTAGCAGGCTTTATTGACTCTATTGCTGGAGGTGGTGGAATGATAACGATTCCTACACTTTTGCTTGCAGGAATGCCTCCACTTCAAGCCTTAGCAACCAATAAACTCCAAAGCTCTTTTGGAAGTTTTTCTGCAACCTTACAATTCTACAAAAAAGGCTATATCCACTTAAAATCTAATGCTTCTTTTGCAATCATCGCCTTTGTCTTTTCTGCGATAGGCACACTTAGTGTGCAGTTTATCCAATTAGAACTTCTCTCCAAGATTTTGCCCTTTCTTGTGCTTATTTTTGGATTGTATTTTTTATTTTCCCCCAATATTGAGGAAATGGAAAAAACAAAAAAATTAAATAGGGCATATCTAAGTCTTGCAATTGCGACTATTGGCTTTTATGATGGTTTTTTTGGACCTGGCACAGGTTCGTTTTTTGTACTTGCATTGATTATCATTGGAGGTTTTGGTGTGATACAGAGTTTAGGACAGGCAAAACTTTATAATTTCTCAACAAATCTTGCTTCTTTAATCTTTTTTGCTATCAATGGGCATATTCTATGGAGTATAGGTTTGCTTATGGCTCTTGGGCAATTTATCGGTGCAAATCTTGGCTCAAAAATGGCTATTCGCTATGGAATCCGTATTATAAAACCCCTTGTTGTTGGAATTTCTTTTCTAATGGCAGCCAAATTGCTCTATGAGCAATTTTGA
- a CDS encoding DNA-methyltransferase yields the protein MEQIKDESIHLAFFDPQYRGVLDKMRYGNEGERQKGRSVLTQMSEEVIVRFVRELHRVLKPSAYLMLWIDKFHLCEGVGGWFADTTFQSVDLITWDKGKMGMGYRTRRQCEYLLILQKKPIKAKETWSLHNIRDVWSEKLTQEELALHPHSKPKNLQKALIESCTKVGDIVLDPAAGSFSVLECCKELNRNFIGTDFKNTDKNYQKD from the coding sequence ATGGAGCAAATCAAAGATGAGAGCATCCATCTTGCATTTTTTGATCCTCAATACAGAGGGGTGCTTGATAAGATGCGGTATGGCAATGAGGGGGAGAGACAAAAGGGTCGCAGTGTCTTGACGCAAATGAGTGAAGAGGTGATTGTGCGTTTTGTGAGAGAATTGCATCGTGTCCTCAAACCAAGTGCTTATTTGATGCTTTGGATAGACAAATTTCATCTTTGTGAGGGGGTGGGGGGATGGTTTGCAGATACGACTTTTCAGAGTGTAGATCTCATCACTTGGGATAAGGGAAAAATGGGAATGGGTTATCGCACAAGAAGGCAATGTGAATATTTGCTGATTTTGCAAAAAAAGCCTATCAAGGCAAAAGAAACTTGGAGTTTGCATAATATTCGTGATGTTTGGAGTGAGAAACTCACTCAAGAAGAGTTGGCTTTGCATCCTCATAGTAAGCCTAAGAATCTACAAAAAGCCTTGATTGAATCTTGCACGAAAGTAGGGGATATCGTGCTTGATCCTGCAGCGGGTAGTTTCAGCGTGCTAGAATGTTGCAAAGAGCTCAATCGCAATTTCATCGGCACGGATTTCAAAAATACTGATAAAAATTATCAAAAGGATTGA
- the fabG gene encoding 3-oxoacyl-ACP reductase FabG, with protein sequence MKFSGKNVLITGASKSIGAEIAKVLAEYGLKVWINYRSRPELADALKQEIESEGGKAATICFDATDEAAFVEAIALIVESDGELAYLVNNAGVTNDKLALRMKTEDFVNVIDANLKSCFIGCREALKVMSKQRMGSVVNIASIVGERGNAGQTNYAASKGGMIAMSKSFAYEGASRNVRFNCVTPGFIQTDMTEVLKDEIKEYYIQNIPLGRFGHAKEIAQSVAFLLSDSSSYITGEVLKVNGGLYM encoded by the coding sequence ATGAAATTTAGTGGCAAAAATGTATTGATTACTGGTGCGAGTAAAAGCATTGGTGCAGAGATTGCCAAAGTATTGGCAGAGTATGGTTTGAAAGTTTGGATCAACTATCGTAGTCGTCCAGAACTCGCAGACGCCTTGAAGCAAGAAATCGAATCAGAAGGTGGCAAGGCAGCAACTATTTGCTTTGATGCTACTGATGAAGCTGCGTTTGTTGAGGCGATTGCTTTGATTGTGGAGAGCGATGGTGAGCTTGCTTATCTTGTCAATAATGCAGGGGTTACCAATGACAAGTTGGCACTCAGGATGAAAACAGAAGATTTTGTCAATGTGATTGATGCCAATCTCAAGTCGTGTTTTATCGGTTGTCGTGAAGCGCTCAAAGTGATGAGCAAACAAAGAATGGGAAGCGTGGTCAATATCGCATCGATCGTAGGTGAGAGGGGCAATGCCGGACAGACAAACTATGCAGCAAGCAAAGGTGGAATGATTGCGATGAGCAAAAGTTTCGCCTATGAGGGTGCAAGTCGCAATGTGCGTTTTAACTGCGTGACTCCGGGGTTCATCCAGACAGATATGACTGAAGTGCTAAAAGATGAAATCAAAGAGTATTACATCCAAAATATTCCACTAGGGCGTTTTGGTCATGCCAAAGAGATTGCTCAGAGTGTTGCGTTTTTGCTGAGTGATTCGTCTTCTTATATCACAGGTGAAGTTTTGAAGGTGAATGGCGGTCTTTATATGTAA
- the acpP gene encoding acyl carrier protein — protein MAVFDEVKAIIVEELGVSADEVKMESRFIEDLNTDSLDFVELTLALEEKLKVEIPDEVAEKMSTVGDVVKYIEEQK, from the coding sequence ATGGCTGTATTTGATGAGGTAAAAGCAATCATCGTAGAAGAGCTTGGCGTAAGTGCTGATGAAGTAAAAATGGAATCAAGATTTATTGAAGATCTCAATACTGATTCTCTTGATTTTGTGGAATTGACTTTGGCATTGGAAGAAAAACTTAAAGTTGAGATTCCTGATGAAGTGGCTGAAAAAATGTCTACCGTTGGAGATGTTGTAAAATATATCGAGGAACAAAAATAG
- a CDS encoding beta-ketoacyl-ACP synthase II, translating to MRRVVVSGLGMINALGLDKESSFNAIVAGQCGIKRISSFDVEGFPVQIAGEILDFNPEEVLEPKEVKKAARFIQIALKASKEAILDSGILGGAKQCEEEFSYRFGVSSAAGIGGLGNIESNSVVCEQRGPRRISPFFIPSSLVNMLGGFTSIEFGLRGPNVSSVTACAAGTHAIIEAAKTIMLGGADAMLVVGAESSICPVGIGGFAAMKALCDRNDEPQKASRPFDKDRGGFVMGEGAGALILEEYESAKKRGAKIYAELVGFGESGDANHITTPAPQGAGAYRAMRSALDMAKVQIDYVNAHGTSTYYNDLYETMALKDVFGGKDSVPMVSSTKGQIGHCLGAAGAIEAVISIMAMQKGIVPPTINYETPDPECDLDYIPNVAREIKIETAMSNSFGFGGTNGVVVFKKF from the coding sequence ATGCGTCGTGTTGTTGTAAGTGGCTTGGGGATGATAAATGCATTGGGATTGGATAAAGAAAGTTCTTTTAATGCCATAGTTGCCGGTCAGTGTGGAATTAAAAGAATTAGTAGTTTTGATGTAGAAGGCTTTCCTGTGCAAATCGCAGGTGAAATTCTTGATTTTAATCCTGAAGAGGTGCTTGAACCAAAAGAGGTCAAAAAAGCAGCTCGATTTATCCAAATCGCACTTAAGGCTTCCAAAGAAGCGATCTTGGATAGTGGCATATTAGGTGGGGCGAAGCAATGCGAAGAGGAGTTTTCATATCGCTTTGGAGTTAGCTCAGCAGCCGGAATTGGTGGGCTTGGCAATATCGAAAGCAATTCTGTTGTGTGTGAGCAAAGAGGTCCGAGAAGAATCAGTCCATTTTTTATCCCTTCTTCTTTGGTGAATATGCTTGGTGGATTCACAAGTATTGAGTTTGGGTTGAGGGGTCCAAATGTTTCAAGTGTGACAGCCTGTGCTGCAGGAACACACGCGATTATTGAGGCAGCCAAAACCATTATGCTTGGAGGTGCTGATGCGATGCTTGTGGTAGGTGCAGAATCTTCTATCTGTCCTGTAGGGATTGGTGGGTTTGCAGCAATGAAAGCACTTTGCGATCGCAATGACGAGCCACAAAAGGCAAGTCGTCCATTTGACAAAGATCGTGGTGGCTTCGTGATGGGTGAGGGTGCCGGAGCTTTGATCCTTGAAGAGTATGAGAGTGCGAAGAAAAGAGGTGCGAAAATTTATGCAGAATTGGTAGGGTTTGGTGAGAGTGGAGATGCAAACCACATCACAACTCCTGCTCCACAGGGTGCAGGTGCATATCGTGCTATGCGTTCTGCACTTGATATGGCAAAAGTTCAGATCGATTATGTCAATGCACACGGAACAAGCACTTACTATAATGATTTATATGAAACAATGGCGTTAAAAGATGTGTTTGGTGGCAAAGATAGTGTTCCGATGGTGAGTTCTACCAAAGGACAAATCGGGCATTGTTTGGGAGCTGCTGGAGCGATTGAGGCTGTGATTTCGATTATGGCGATGCAAAAAGGAATCGTTCCTCCAACGATTAACTATGAAACACCTGACCCAGAGTGTGATTTGGATTATATTCCAAATGTTGCGCGTGAGATCAAGATTGAAACAGCGATGAGCAATTCTTTTGGTTTTGGTGGGACCAATGGCGTTGTTGTGTTCAAAAAATTCTAG
- the accA gene encoding acetyl-CoA carboxylase carboxyl transferase subunit alpha: MAVFLDFEQGIKNIQEEIETAKLKGDLHAQEILQQTLEKETQKLYSSMSDYQKMQIARHPDRPYAMDYIELILNHRYEISGDRHYADDKAIVCFLGYIDDQRVMIIGEEKGRGTKNKLARNFGMPNPEGYRKALRAGKLAEKFGIPIVMLVDTAGAYPGIGAEKRGQSEAIARNLQEFADLKVPTISVIIGEGGSGGALAIAVADRLAMMSYSVFSVISPEGCAAILWNDPSKIESAMKAMKITAPDLKELGLIDDIVNEPIAGAHRHKEESALALKEYILQAIAQVQSQKDFLSKRYEKLMNYGVFVE, encoded by the coding sequence ATGGCAGTTTTTTTAGATTTTGAGCAGGGGATCAAAAACATTCAAGAAGAAATAGAGACTGCTAAACTTAAGGGGGATTTACACGCTCAAGAGATTTTGCAACAGACATTAGAAAAGGAAACGCAAAAACTCTATAGCTCTATGAGCGATTATCAAAAAATGCAAATCGCAAGACATCCTGATCGTCCCTATGCAATGGATTATATTGAATTGATTTTGAATCATAGATACGAAATTAGTGGGGATCGTCATTATGCCGATGACAAGGCGATCGTGTGCTTTTTGGGTTATATTGATGATCAGAGAGTGATGATCATCGGAGAAGAAAAAGGGCGTGGCACCAAAAATAAACTTGCTAGGAATTTTGGTATGCCCAACCCCGAAGGCTATCGCAAGGCTTTGCGTGCAGGAAAACTTGCAGAAAAATTTGGCATTCCTATTGTGATGTTGGTAGATACTGCCGGTGCATATCCCGGGATCGGTGCTGAGAAAAGAGGGCAAAGCGAAGCCATTGCGAGAAATTTGCAGGAATTTGCCGATTTGAAAGTTCCGACAATTTCTGTCATTATTGGTGAGGGGGGTAGTGGAGGAGCACTTGCGATTGCTGTCGCAGATAGATTGGCAATGATGAGTTATTCTGTTTTTAGTGTGATTTCCCCTGAGGGTTGTGCTGCGATTTTATGGAATGATCCTAGCAAAATAGAATCAGCGATGAAAGCGATGAAAATCACGGCTCCTGATCTCAAAGAATTGGGGTTGATTGATGATATTGTGAATGAACCGATTGCAGGGGCTCATCGCCACAAAGAAGAATCGGCTCTAGCTCTCAAAGAATATATTCTCCAAGCGATCGCACAAGTCCAATCGCAAAAAGATTTTTTGAGTAAGCGTTATGAAAAACTGATGAATTATGGGGTTTTTGTAGAGTAG
- a CDS encoding uracil-DNA glycosylase family protein produces MKVVSNENGKFYKVESHSYNDESAILDPDTQYLIVGTFPVVGTNLEVEWFYGSKDNSFWGQGGKDGLIQQVFSCDDILDTKEKRQEFMRQRGMAFVDLF; encoded by the coding sequence ATGAAAGTAGTTAGCAACGAAAATGGAAAATTTTATAAAGTGGAGTCTCACTCTTACAATGATGAAAGTGCGATTCTTGATCCAGATACGCAATATTTGATTGTGGGAACATTTCCTGTTGTAGGAACAAATCTAGAAGTAGAATGGTTTTATGGTAGCAAAGACAATTCGTTTTGGGGTCAAGGTGGGAAAGATGGTTTGATTCAGCAGGTTTTTTCTTGTGATGATATTTTGGATACCAAAGAAAAAAGACAGGAGTTTATGCGTCAAAGAGGAATGGCTTTTGTAGATTTGTTTTAA
- a CDS encoding agmatine deiminase family protein, whose product MLAFANLLPQKHPKFWSRLDGVLRECKVDFALIDDCKDIWVRDFMPIKLESGTFVSYRYEPNYLAKYPELRTQREKLPNHLDLILDGGNFVHCGKRVLMCEKILSENRPLSKNQIVAKIKEIMQIEEVIFLPKVPYDRYGHSDGMARWIEPNHLLVNDFTLENTAFQSKLQNALEGIQSTFLHYPKTFWEKYKWGAYVNFVAINNLILLPVYGIAEDKVIQEQFEKIFADKDIIPIVSCEIIKSGGALHCISTEVAC is encoded by the coding sequence ATGCTTGCTTTTGCAAATCTTTTGCCCCAAAAACACCCTAAGTTTTGGAGCAGATTGGACGGAGTGTTGCGAGAATGCAAGGTAGATTTTGCTTTGATTGATGATTGCAAAGATATTTGGGTGCGTGATTTTATGCCAATCAAATTGGAGAGTGGCACATTTGTTTCATATCGATATGAGCCAAACTATCTTGCCAAATATCCAGAATTACGCACCCAAAGAGAGAAATTACCTAATCATCTAGATTTAATCTTAGATGGTGGAAATTTTGTGCATTGTGGCAAAAGAGTGTTGATGTGTGAAAAGATTTTGAGTGAAAATCGCCCTCTCTCTAAAAATCAGATTGTTGCAAAAATCAAAGAAATTATGCAAATAGAAGAAGTGATTTTCCTCCCAAAAGTGCCTTATGATCGTTATGGGCATAGTGATGGCATGGCAAGGTGGATAGAGCCAAATCACTTGCTTGTCAATGATTTTACGCTTGAAAATACAGCTTTTCAATCAAAGTTACAAAATGCATTAGAGGGAATCCAAAGTACATTTTTGCATTATCCTAAAACATTTTGGGAAAAATATAAATGGGGAGCTTATGTGAATTTTGTTGCAATCAATAATTTGATTTTGCTCCCTGTTTATGGGATTGCTGAAGACAAAGTGATACAAGAGCAATTTGAGAAAATTTTTGCAGATAAAGACATTATCCCCATTGTGAGTTGTGAAATCATCAAAAGTGGTGGGGCTTTGCATTGTATCAGCACAGAAGTAGCGTGTTGA
- a CDS encoding 5-formyltetrahydrofolate cyclo-ligase yields MTIKKENIRKQAKEILKKTRGRYQNQVILNQLRKEILRLKAKCVLLYCALSIEVNLRPLITELRALGIRVFVPLVRGEAMQIVPYRLPLVEGSFGVLEPKTSSLYKSPLQCAVVPIVATDCQMRRIGYGKGYYDRFFEQFSGRPYVIFVQKRLCMAYENITESWDIVADLICTPQVVIKRRKNGFGVDKPHCFRIIGSL; encoded by the coding sequence ATGACAATAAAAAAAGAAAACATCAGGAAACAAGCCAAAGAGATTTTGAAAAAAACTAGAGGCAGATATCAGAATCAAGTGATTTTGAATCAGCTACGGAAGGAGATTTTGAGACTTAAAGCAAAATGTGTTTTGTTGTATTGTGCTTTGAGTATAGAAGTGAATCTCCGACCTTTGATCACAGAGTTGCGTGCGTTGGGTATCAGGGTATTTGTCCCGTTGGTGCGAGGCGAGGCAATGCAGATTGTTCCTTATCGTCTTCCTTTGGTTGAGGGGAGTTTTGGAGTGTTGGAACCCAAGACTTCTTCTCTTTACAAAAGCCCGTTGCAATGTGCGGTTGTGCCTATTGTAGCGACTGATTGCCAAATGAGAAGGATCGGATATGGCAAGGGGTATTATGATAGATTTTTTGAGCAATTTTCTGGGCGACCTTATGTGATCTTTGTCCAAAAGCGTCTTTGTATGGCGTATGAAAATATAACAGAGAGTTGGGATATTGTGGCAGATTTGATCTGCACTCCACAAGTCGTGATAAAAAGGAGAAAAAATGGCTTTGGTGTGGATAAGCCTCATTGTTTTAGGATTATCGGCTCTTTGTAG
- the rny gene encoding ribonuclease Y — protein sequence MALVWISLIVLGLSALCSIVVFLLRQELAMLLRRWIERGDGTYGVSKEDGRSSKYIKLEAQIQAREAELEEKSLEVGRREAMLQEREKAVVELEEQKNRLIAQYHKELDEVRGVLSHYLGMSIEEAKKQLLKILEQEMIDERGKIIRRYENEAKEEARKRANYIIAQATTRYAGEFATERLINVIQLPDDELKGRIIGKEGRNIKAIEKITGVDVIIDDTPSVIVLSSFNLYRRAIATKMVEALIEDGRIQPSRIEEVYTRVCEEMEEQILHDGEEAVLNLGLGYMHPELKKLLGKMKYRASFGQNALGHSIEVANLAGVIAGELGGDVKLAKRAGILHDIGKSLTQEVGGNHIDLGYEVCVQYQEDPVVLNAIKAHHGCEEARSIEAAAVCAADVLSAARPGARREALENFLQRSSEMEALALAKPGVKQAYVISAGREVRVIVDAELRNDEQSSVLAREIAKEIEEGFAYPGEIKINVIRESRCVEYAH from the coding sequence ATGGCTTTGGTGTGGATAAGCCTCATTGTTTTAGGATTATCGGCTCTTTGTAGCATTGTAGTGTTTTTGCTGCGTCAAGAACTTGCAATGCTATTGCGTAGATGGATTGAGAGAGGCGATGGCACCTATGGGGTGAGCAAAGAAGACGGACGCTCTAGCAAATACATAAAGCTTGAAGCACAGATACAGGCAAGAGAGGCGGAGCTAGAAGAGAAGAGTCTAGAAGTGGGACGCAGGGAGGCAATGCTCCAAGAGAGAGAAAAGGCAGTTGTTGAGCTAGAGGAGCAAAAAAATAGACTGATTGCCCAATACCACAAAGAGCTTGATGAAGTGAGGGGGGTGCTCAGTCATTATTTGGGAATGAGTATCGAGGAAGCCAAAAAGCAACTCCTCAAGATTCTTGAGCAAGAGATGATTGATGAGAGGGGGAAGATCATCAGACGCTATGAAAATGAGGCAAAAGAAGAGGCGAGGAAGAGGGCAAACTATATTATTGCTCAAGCGACAACGCGGTATGCAGGAGAGTTTGCCACAGAGCGTCTGATCAATGTGATTCAGTTGCCAGATGATGAACTCAAAGGCAGGATTATTGGCAAAGAGGGGCGTAATATCAAGGCGATTGAAAAAATCACAGGGGTTGATGTGATCATTGATGACACCCCATCAGTGATTGTTTTGAGCAGTTTCAATCTCTATCGTCGTGCCATTGCGACCAAAATGGTGGAGGCTTTGATCGAAGATGGGAGGATACAGCCCTCAAGAATCGAGGAAGTCTATACGCGTGTGTGCGAAGAGATGGAAGAGCAGATTTTGCACGATGGCGAAGAGGCAGTGCTGAATCTAGGGCTGGGGTATATGCACCCTGAGCTCAAGAAACTGCTTGGCAAGATGAAATATCGTGCTAGTTTTGGGCAAAACGCTTTGGGGCATTCAATCGAAGTGGCAAATTTGGCAGGAGTGATTGCAGGAGAGCTTGGTGGGGATGTGAAGTTGGCAAAACGCGCAGGGATTTTGCACGATATTGGCAAAAGCTTGACACAAGAGGTTGGGGGCAATCATATTGATTTGGGGTATGAGGTTTGTGTGCAATATCAAGAAGATCCTGTTGTGCTAAATGCGATCAAAGCTCATCACGGATGTGAGGAGGCACGAAGTATCGAGGCGGCGGCAGTGTGTGCGGCAGATGTTTTGTCAGCAGCGCGTCCTGGGGCAAGGCGTGAAGCACTTGAGAATTTTTTGCAACGATCAAGTGAAATGGAGGCTTTGGCATTGGCTAAGCCCGGGGTGAAACAAGCCTATGTCATCAGTGCAGGGCGTGAAGTGCGTGTGATTGTTGATGCGGAGCTTAGAAATGATGAGCAAAGCAGTGTGCTTGCACGAGAGATCGCCAAAGAGATTGAGGAGGGGTTTGCCTATCCGGGTGAAATCAAAATAAATGTGATACGAGAGAGTCGATGTGTGGAATATGCACACTAA